The following are from one region of the Aspergillus chevalieri M1 DNA, chromosome 1, nearly complete sequence genome:
- a CDS encoding uncharacterized protein (COG:S;~EggNog:ENOG410PNAW;~InterPro:IPR011009,IPR002575;~PFAM:PF01636), which yields MAQDEDHQITAKIEKSLTSTPYACSSLTRLSGGTANFIYRGILQRPLEDGTKTVIIKHAEEFLASSKDFKLTAERCVIEEMILNALTTLPPSTIKSSIVNTPYLYHFDHSTHTQILEDLPAAQDLKSFTIAHGHDLPESLARSIGRGLGEWLRAFHAWTEDDAQRSLKGKICADRLMAELKFSVNYDILVQKLQQFPGALEASRDVFEKVREMARGEIGKFQGEGFGLIHGDFWTGNALIQSTVLDCQQQRPKPTPTLFITDWELSQCGPRALDLGQMIGELYMLKHFKNLDAGLWIIQDFIEGYLPALNVDMAFRAAIHAGVHLVAWGSSVQGWGTEEQVENVVSVGRDFVMRGWERDMAWFKKSALGCLFPDEL from the exons ATGGCCCAAGACGAGGATCACCAAATCACTGCAAAAATCGAAAAATCTCTCACTAGCACACCCTATGCCTGCTCCTCCCTAACCCGCCTAAGTGGCGGAACAGCCAACTTCATCTATCGCGGGATCCTTCAACGGCCGCTGGAAGATGGCACGAAAACGGTGATTATCAAACATGCAGAGGAGTTTTTGGCATCGTCTAAGGATTTCAAGTTAACAGCTGAGAGATGC GTGATAGAGGAAATGATCCTCAACGCCCTCACAACCCTCCCACCAAGTACAATTAAAAGCTCCATTGTCAACACACCATATCTCTACCACTTCGACCATTCCACCCACACCCAGATCCTGGAGGATCTGCCAGCCGCCCAAGATCTCAAATCTTTCACAATCGCCCATGGGCACGATCTCCCCGAGTCTCTGGCGAGATCTATTGGTCGCGGGCTTGGCGAGTGGCTTCGTGCATTCCATGCGTGGACGGAAGATGATGCACAAAGGAGTTTAAAGGGGAAGATTTGCGCTGATAGGCTCATGGCGGAGTTGAAGTTCAGTGTTAATTACGACATTCTGGTTCAAAAACTACAGCAATTCCCAGGTGCGTTGGAGGCCTCGAGGGATGTCTTCGAGAAAGTGAGGGAGATGGCTAGGGGGGAGATTGGGAAATTTCAAGGAGAGGGATTCGGTTTGATCCATGGTGATTTTTGGACGGGGAATGCACTCATCCAAAGTACTGTTTTGGATTGCCAGCAACAACGACCCAAGCCGACCCCAACCCTCTTCATAACAGACTGGGAACTATCCCAGTGTGGACCCCGAGCCCTCGACCTGGGTCAGATGATTGGTGAGCTATACATGCTTAAGCATTTCAAGAACCTCGATGCCGGGTTATGGATTATCCAGGACTTCATAGAGGGTTATCTCCCCGCGTTGAACGTGGATATGGCGTTCCGGGCTGCTATTCATGCCGGGGTGCATTTGGTGGCGTGGGGGAGTTCAGTTCAGGGATGGGGGACAGAGGAGCAGGTTGAGAATGTGGTGAGCGTTGGGAGGGATTTTGTGATGAGGGGATGGGAAAGGGATATGGCTTGGTTTAAAAAGAGCGCATTGGGGTGCTTGTTCCCGGATGAATTATAA